From Salvia splendens isolate huo1 chromosome 3, SspV2, whole genome shotgun sequence, a single genomic window includes:
- the LOC121797200 gene encoding probable serine/threonine-protein kinase At1g01540, with the protein MSVLDTAFVDTELSNRTSIFGLHLWVVIGIVIGAVIVLILFLVSLCITAFRRRGSAGSKGKLRFSASEMSPSISKEIQVIARDAAEQRSVAPQAVPEIQIDMGKVEHRVVFSDRAGSSGESKGTSGAETGSRGGNGSLPEVSHLGWGRWYTLRELEAACNSLSDENVIGEGGYGIVYYGELADNTRIAVKNLLNNRGQAEKEFKVEVDAIGRVRHKNLVRLLGYCVEGAYRMLVYEYVDNGNLEQWLHGDVREVSPLTWEIRVNIIIGTAKGLAYLHEGLEPKVVHRDIKSSNILLDHQWHPKLSDFGLAKLLNPEISYVTTRVMGTFGYVAPEYACTGMLNEKSDVYSFGILIMEIITGRSPVDYSRPKEEVNLVEWLKMMVGNRKSEEVADPKLPERPASKALKRLLLAALRCVDPDAQKRPKMGHVIHMLESEDFHSREERRIGRNSSSSVGDRGMINKQCSEGESNRSHRYSEMAV; encoded by the exons ATGTCAGTTTTGGATACGGCGTTTGTGGACACCGAGCTCTCTAACAGGACATCGATCTTCGGCCTGCATCTATGGGTGGTGATCGGGATAGTAATCGGAGCAGTCATAGTGCTCATTCTCTTCCTCGTGTCGCTCTGCATCACCGCCTTCCGCCGCCGCGGTAGCGCCGGCAGCAAGGGAAAATTGCGCTTCTCGGCGAGCGAGATGAGTCCGTCCATATCGAAGGAGATACAGGTGATCGCCCGCGACGCCGCTGAGCAACGCTCCGTCGCACCTCAG GCTGTGCCAGAGATACAGATAGATATGGGGAAGGTGGAGCACAGGGTTGTGTTTTCTGATAGAGCGGGATCAAGTGGCGAGAGCAAGGGCACTAGTGGGGCTGAGACAGGATCGCGTGGTGGCAATGGGTCGTTGCCAGAGGTGTCCCATTTGGGATGGGGAAGGTGGTATACTTTGAGAGAGCTTGAGGCAGCCTGTAACAGTTTGTCTGATGAAAATGTGATTGGTGAAGGTGGATACGGCATTGTGTATTATGGCGAGTTAGCTGATAACACCCGTATAGCTGTAAAGAATTTGTTGAACAACAG GGGACAAGCGGAAAAAGAGTTCAAGGTTGAAGTGGATGCAATTGGACGTGTTAGACACAAGAATCTTGTCAGGTTGCTCGGTTACTGTGTCGAAGGAGCCTACAG GATGCTTGTCTATGAATATGTTGATAATGGAAATTTGGAGCAATGGCTTCATGGAGATGTGAGAGAAGTCAGCCCTTTGACATGGGAGATTCGTGTGAATATAATCATTGGAACTGCTAAAGG ATTGGCTTATCTCCATGAAGGTCTGGAGCCAAAGGTTGTTCACCGTGACATCAAGTCCAGCAACATACTGCTTGATCATCAGTGGCATCCTAAATTATCTGACTTTGGTCTAGCTAAACTTTTGAATCCAGAGATTTCTTACGTGACAACACGAGTGATGGGAACATTTGG TTATGTTGCTCCTGAATATGCTTGCACTGGTATGCTGAACGAGAAGAGTGATGTATATAGCTTTGGAATATTGATCATGGAGATCATCACCGGTAGATCACCGGTTGATTATTCCCGGCCAAAAGAAGAG GTCAATCTGGTTGAGTGGCTGAAGATGATGGTTGGAAACAGGAAATCTGAGGAAGTAGCAGATCCCAAGTTGCCGGAACGGCCTGCCTCCAAAGCGCTGAAGCGCCTGCTCTTGGCAGCCCTTCGATGTGTTGATCCTGATGCCCAGAAACGGCCCAAGATGGGACACGTGATACACATGCTGGAATCAGAAGACTTCCATTCTCGCGAG GAGCGGCGAATTGGGCGGAACTCTTCCAGTTCCGTAGGTGATCGTGGCATGATCAATAAACAATGCAGTGAAGGAGAAAGCAATAGAAGTCATAGGTATAGTGAGATGGCTGTATAA
- the LOC121795234 gene encoding protein BPS1, chloroplastic-like, whose amino-acid sequence MSRPQEPHRPFLPFGNPFRRMSPKGSYLSPKLLALLNTFEETLQGRINNLRPVGRDDVLRLSWMRFGMDTLCEIHTDVKTLITALELPVCDWDDKWIDVYLDDSVKLLDICIAFSSEISQLKQGHLFLQCVLHNFGGAPTKQFERARSSLEGWKEHVAKKNPRFDNCFCAMDVLAEKLDLPKIKNSAKGNILMRAMYGVKVVSLLVCSIFAAAFSGSTKKLMDIQVPESFSWAAAFSELQAFVNTEIRSLHSSGRTTILKELEAVDTDVKKLYPIVQEEENLVEAQVLVSSTSDLGKSAGKLSQGLDLLAKDVDRFFQIVLTGRDTLLGNLRIGGNASDGVRRVNFKGGPLVC is encoded by the coding sequence ATGAGCCGCCCACAAGAACCACACAGGCCTTTCCTCCCCTTTGGAAATCCTTTTCGTAGGATGTCACCGAAGGGCTCATACCTATCCCCTAAACTCCTTGCGTTGTTAAATACATTTGAGGAGACATTGCAGGGTAGGATTAACAATCTTAGGCCAGTAGGTAGGGATGATGTCTTGCGCTTATCCTGGATGAGGTTTGGGATGGACACACTGTGTGAAATTCATACTGACGTGAAAACTTTAATTACGGCTCTTGAACTCCCTGTTTGTGATTGGGATGACAAATGGATAGATGTGTATCTAGATGATAGTGTGAAGTTGCTTGATATCTGCATTGCTTTCAGCTCTGAGATATCTCAGCTGAAACAGGGCCACCTCTTTCTCCAATGTGTTTTGCATAACTTTGGTGGAGCCCCCACAAAACAGTTTGAACGGGCCCGTTCTTCCCTAGAGGGATGGAAGGAACATGTTGCTAAAAAGAATCCAAGATTTGATAATTGCTTCTGTGCCATGGATGTACTGGCTGAGAAACTGGACCTACCAAAAATCAAGAACTCTGCCAAGGGGAATATCTTGATGCGAGCAATGTATGGAGTCAAGGTGGTTAGTCTCTTGGTATGTAGCATATTTGCTGCTGCATTCTCTGGTTCCACAAAGAAGTTGATGGACATACAGGTTCCTGAATCTTTCTCATGGGCAGCCGCATTTTCTGAGCTCCAGGCTTTTGTAAATACTGAAATAAGAAGCCTACACTCGAGTGGGAGGACCACGATACTGAAGGAGCTAGAAGCTGTTGATACAGATGTGAAGAAGTTATACCCAATTGTGCAAGAAGAGGAGAACTTGGTTGAAGCTCAAGTTTTGGTAAGCTCGACATCAGATTTAGGAAAATCGGCAGGAAAACTCTCACAAGGACTTGATCTACTCGCAAAGGACGTAGACAGGTTCTTCCAGATAGTCCTAACTGGACGCGATACTTTACTCGGTAACCTTAGAATTGGTGGTAATGCATCTGACGGAGTGCGACGAGTTAACTTCAAAGGAGGTCCATTGGTTTGCTGA
- the LOC121795236 gene encoding mitogen-activated protein kinase homolog MMK2-like yields the protein MSVESSSGSGDHGGHNIKGVVTHGGRYMQYNVHENLFEVSRKYVPFKPVGRGAYGIVCAAVNSETREEVAIKKIGNAFDNIIDARRTLREIKLLRHMNHDNVIAIKDIIRPPQKENFNDVYIVYELMDTDLHQIIHSNQTLTDDHCRYFLYQILRGLKYVHSANVLHRDLKPSNLLLNANCDLKIGDFGLARTTSETDFMTEYVVTRWYRAPELLLNCSEYTAAIDIWSVGCIFGEIMTRKPLFPGKDYVHQLRLITQLVGSPDDASLGFLRSDNARRYVRQLPQYVKQQFPSRFPNTSAGALDLLEKMLVFDPSKRITANEALCHPYLAPLHDINEEPACPRPFVFDFELPSFTEENIKELIWRESVKFNPDPAH from the exons ATGTCTGTGGAGTCGAGCTCTGGTTCAGGCGATCATGGTGGACATAATATCAAAGGGGTGGTGACCCATGGCGGGAGATACATGCAGTACAATGTGCACGAAAATCTGTTTGAGGTTTCGAGGAAATATGTTCCTTTTAAGCCTGTTGGCCGTGGAGCTTATGGCATCGTCTG CGCTGCTGTGAACTCGGAGACTCGCGAAGAGGTGGCCATTAAGAAGATCGGCAATGCATTTGACAACATAATTGATGCAAGGAGGACGTTGCGAGAAATCAAACTTCTGCGCCACATGAATCATGACAAT GTGATCGCCATTAAAGACATCATACGGCCTCCTCAAAAAGAGAACTTCAACGATGTCTACATCGTCTATGAACTTATGGACACTGATCTTCATCAGATTATCCACTCCAATCAAACATTGACTGACGACCACTGTCGG TATTTTCTGTACCAAATACTGCGAGGACTTAAATATGTTCATTCCGCGAATGTGTTGCACCGTGATCTGAAACCTAGCAATTTGCTCCTCAATGCTAACTGTGATCTGAAAATCGGAGATTTTGGGCTTGCAAGGACCACATCTGAGACCGATTTCATGACCGAGTATGTGGTTACTCGCTGGTACCGAGCACCAGAGCTGCTCCTAAATTGCTCGGAATACACAGCTGCAATAGATATCTGGTCTGTGGGTTGCATATTTGGTGAGATCATGACAAGAAAACCCCTGTTTCCTGGCAAAGATTATGTCCACCAGTTGAGACTCATCACACag CTGGTAGGCTCTCCCGATGACGCCAGCCTCGGTTTCCTTAGAAGTGACAATGCCCGAAGATATGTCAGGCAGCTCCCGCAATACGTGAAGCAACAATTCCCTTCCAGATTCCCCAACACTTCAGCTGGAGCTCTTGACTTACTAGAAAAAATGCTCGTTTTCGACCCTAGCAAGCGTATTACTG CTAATGAGGCTCTCTGCCATCCGTATTTGGCGCCTCTCCACGACATCAACGAGGAGCCAGCCTGCCCGCGCCCTTTCGTCTTTGACTTTGAGCTGCCATCATTCACTGAGGAAAACATCAAAGAGCTCATCTGGAGGGAGTCTGTGAAATTCAACCCTGACCCTGCTCACTGA